The Plasmodium sp. gorilla clade G2 genome assembly, chromosome: 6 genome has a segment encoding these proteins:
- a CDS encoding poly(A) polymerase PAP, putative, with product MHTVYENENLIECSNFMLNRKDSLEEFFEVSEIKEETEETYLNYNIECTLNKKIEDRKSTVPYRREIINDENIQENKKYEEGGVTEPISLNYPSEEDIKKSNDVVELLKGYNLFEEESGLKKRENVLGMINKLFHEFLIELSINQGISEEEANNISGNLYTFGSYRLGVITPNSDIDCIFLAPQNLTREIFFNEFYLKLQQDRNVKKLQALPETYTPIIQFMYDDVDIDLLLATLPYKTLKDCYYSLDNDHILKNLDEVTVRSLNGIRVADLILNSVPNKDHFRNTLRFIKLWAKSRGIYSNILGFLGGISWALLTAKICQLYPNFNVSQLICKFFKVYSIWNWKYPVLLQNIKKYNIEGLNNFPVWDPEKNIKDKLHVMPIITPAFPCMNSTHNVTYCTRNILIEEFKRAHSIIQCMDDENNMKSSIPMNKLWQNNNNSNNNVWMTILEPLDLFSTYKHFLHIQIMGINEFIYNSWKGWIESKIRLLFKKLETINELKIRPFPKFYFYKKEKLYYCSSFFIALIFFYKNPYENTFNLSYAIRDFIDIALNWPQKIKYPNAFKINIMYQKRSQVLEFLDIVTKEENQKNKHLMENTDKDQIDHNQNGYRNNHKNKQFDEYDDHLFN from the coding sequence ATGCACACTGTTTACGAAAACGAGAATTTGATTGAATGTAGTAATTTTATGCTGAACAGAAAAGATAGCCTTGAGGAGTTTTTTGAGGTGAGCGAGATAAAAGAAGAGACTGAGGAAACatatttgaattataatatagaatgtacattaaataagaaaatagaAGATAGGAAGAGTACAGTTCCTTATAGGcgtgaaataataaatgatgagAATATACAAGAGAATAAGAAATATGAAGAGGGTGGTGTTACAGAACCAATATCATTAAATTATCCATCAGAAGAAGATATTAAGAAATCTAATGATGTAGTAGAATTATTGAAaggatataatttatttgaagAAGAAAGTGGATTAAAAAAGCGAGAAAATGTTTTAGGtatgataaataaattattccaTGAGTTTCTTATAGAATTATCTATAAATCAAGGTATAAGTGAAGAAGAagcaaataatatatcaggaaatttatatacatttggTTCTTATCGTTTAGGTGTAATTACACCAAATAGTGATATagattgtatatttttagcTCCACAAAATTTGACaagagaaatattttttaatgaattttatttaaaattacaaCAAGATagaaatgtaaaaaaattacaagcCTTACCAGAAACATATACACCTATTATACAATTTATGTATGACGATGTTGAtattgatttattattaGCAACCTTACcatataaaacattaaaagattgttattattctttagataatgatcatatattaaaaaatttagatGAAGTAACAGTTCGATCATTAAACGGTATTAGAGTTGCTGACTTAATACTAAATTCTGTACCGAATAAAGATCATTTTAGAAATACATTAAGATTTATAAAACTATGGGCTAAAAGTAGAGGTATATATAGTAACATATTAGGTTTCTTAGGAGGTATTTCATGGGCATTATTAACAGCAAAAATTTGTCAGTTATATCCAAATTTTAATGTTAGTCAattaatatgtaaattttttaaagtatATTCTATATGGAATTGGAAATATCCAGTActtttacaaaatattaaaaaatataatattgaaggattaaataattttcccGTTTGGGATcctgaaaaaaatataaaagataaattaCATGTCATGCCTATAATTACACCAGCTTTTCCATGCATGAATTCAACACATAATGTTACTTATTGTACAcgtaatattttaatagaaGAATTTAAAAGAGCTCATTCAATTATACAATGTAtggatgatgaaaataatatgaaatctTCTATACCTATGAATAAATTATggcaaaataataataatagtaataataatgtttgGATGACTATTCTAGAACCATTAGATTTATTCAGtacatataaacatttcCTACATATACAAATTATGGGTAttaatgaatttatatataatagttgGAAAGGATGGATTGAAAGTAAAATACGTCTcttattcaaaaaattagaaactattaatgaattaaaaattagACCATTTCCTAAATTCTATttctataaaaaagaaaaattatattattgttcatccttttttatagcactcatattcttttataaaaaccCATATGAAAATACCTTTAACTTATCATATGCTATTCGTGATTTTATTGATATTGCCTTGAATTGGccacaaaaaattaaatatccAAACGCCTTCAAAATTAATATCATGTATCAAAAAAGATCACAAGTTCTGGAATTCTTAGATATAGTAACAAAAGAAgaaaaccaaaaaaataaacatctCATGGAAAATACGGACAAAGATCAAATTGATCATAATCAAAATGGATATAGAAATAACCATAAAAATAAGCAATTTGATGAATACGACGATCACTTATTTAATTGA
- a CDS encoding oxidoreductase, short-chain dehydrogenase family, putative, whose protein sequence is MQIKNKSISFVGVMLTDPSFRRFIIFCIISAIIWFIPLYNVYVYLFLNNYRHHLTVHHKIYEYLTNGILIITFYFMFRQKNIGGTVKDVLKNKNKLRGKVVIITGGYKGIGLAAVIEYVKYGCEIILACRCSKRMEELRKDLLSKYPDAKINSVQLDLSSYESIEKCANNILKKFPKIDIIVNNAGTLNQTLEYINGLEYTFFVNYFGHFYLIHLLYKRILACDTLIINMSSIAHAMLNDKDVKYDFIFERKSKTDTNSNLLYRREYNFSKLCMLYYTQQLQIRLEKESTKACTVSINPGLVKTDLFRNEQCWFRSLCKNVLFVKTPLQGAQSILYVSLLNRDQLAKGSYYSDCKTDYVRSYAKDLKKSEVIIIYIYIYIYIYIYIFIYLFIFISYK, encoded by the exons atgcaaataaagaataaatcAATATCCTTTGTTGGTGTTATGCTTACTGACCCTTCATTTAGAAggtttataattttttgtataatatcAGCTATTATTTg GTTTATTCCGCTTTATAatgtatatgtgtatttatttttaaacaaCTATAGACATCACTTAACTGTTCATcacaaaatatatgaataccTAACAAATGGAATTCTTAtaattacattttattttatgttcagacaaaaaaatattgggGGAACAGTAAAagatgttttaaaaaataaaaacaagtTAAGAGGAAAAGTTGTAATAATAACgg GGGGATATAAAGGAATTGGTCTTGCTGCAGTTATAGAATATGTGAAATATGGGTGTGAAATTATTCTAGCCTGTAGATGTAGTAAACGTATGGAAGAACTTCGAAAGGatttattatcaaaatatcCAGA TGCTAAAATAAATTCTGTTCAATTAGATTTATCAAGTTATGAAAGTATCGAAAAATGTGCaaataacatattaaaaaaatttcctAAAATTGATATTATAGTAAATAATGcag GAACGTTAAATCAAACCcttgaatatattaatgggttagaatatacattttttgttAACTATTTTGGTcacttttatttaattcatttattgTATAAAAGAATTTTAGCTTGTGACACTTTAATTATAAACATGAGTAGCATAGCACATGCTATGCTGAATGACAAG gATGTGAaatatgattttatttttgagaGAAAATCAAAAACTGATACCAAttcaaatttattatatagacgtgaatataatttttctaaaCTATGTATGCTTTATTACACCCAACAATTGCAAATCAg attAGAGAAGGAATCAACTAAAGCATGTACAGTGTCTATAAATCCAGGATTAGTAAAAACAGATTTATTTCGAAATGAACAATGTTGGTTTAGGTCTTTATGTAAAAATGTACTTTTTGTAAAAACACCCTTACAAGGTGCACAAAGTATATt ATATGTGAGTTTGCTAAATCGTGACCAGCTAGCTAAAGGGTCATATTATTCAGATTGCAAAACAGATTATGTCCGATCGTATGCAAAGGATCTAAAAAAATCCGaggtaattattatatatatatatatatatatatatatatatatatatatatttatttatttatttatatttatatcatataaataa